From the genome of Hydrogenobacter hydrogenophilus:
GGTGACACCATGTTGGGTAAGAAGCTTTTGGTAGGAGGGTTATCAGCCCTTGTGGTAGGTGCTTTGCTTGCGGGATGCCCACCCAAAAAAGAGGCTCTAAAGACCGAGATAGGAACCGCGGAGATAGCTACTAAGGTTTATGTTCCACCCGGCAAGTACGACGAATTTTATGCTTTTTTGTCAGGTGGCTTTAGTGGTCAGGTTTCAGTTTACGGATTACCTTCAGGAAGGCTCATAAAGATCATAAAGGTCTTCTCTCAGGATCCGGAAACAGGGTACGGATACACACCAGAAACAAAACCTATGCTTATGACTTCTCATGGCTTTATACCATGGGATGACAGCCACCACTCTGAACTTTCCCAAACTGACGGAGTCCCTGACGGTAGATGGCTCTTCATAAACGCCAACAACGTACCGAGGATAGCAAGGATAGACCTTACAACCTTTGAAACGACGGAAATAATAGAAATACCAAACAGCGCAGGAAATCATGCTTCACCTTTTATAACGCCCGATTCTAAGTATCTTACCGCTGCAACACGCTTTTCTGTACCAATACCTCAGAAGGATGTACCTATAAGTTCGTACGCTGAGAACTTTAAGGGAACCATCTCCTTCGTAAAGGCTGACGAACCTGGCAAGATGGATGTAGCCTTTCAGATACTCGTACCAGGTTATGACTACGACCTTGCTCACTGTGGAAAGGGTCCTTCTTACGGTTGGTGTTTCTTTACTTCTTACAATACAGAACAAGCTTATACTCTTCTTGAAATAAACGCCTCTAAAAACGATAAGGATTACATAGCGGCTGTAAATTGGAAAAGAGCTGAGGAGTGCATAGCTCAAGGTAAGTATCAGGAAATGCCAGCTACTTACTACCACAACTTCTACGACGAGAAAAAGCACATGGCAGTTTCCGAGGTCAAAAAGTCCGTGAAGGTTATAATCCCAAAAGACTGTCCAGGAGTTATATACTACCTTCCTACTCCCAAGTCTCCTCACGGTGTTGATGTGTCTCCAGATGGCGAGTACATCATAGGAGGAGGTAAGTTAGCTACAGTTATACCTATTCATTCCTTCTCCAAGATGCTTAAGGCTATAGAGCAAAAAGCTTTTGAAAAGGAAGTGGACGGCATACCGGTACTAAAGTACGATGCGGTGCTTCATTGTGAAGTTCCAAAGCCTTGTCTTGGACCACTTCATACCGAGTTTGACGGAAAAGGTTTTGCTTACACTTCCTGCTTTGTCTCTTCCGAAGTGGTCAAGTACGATTACAAGCAGTGTAAGGTGGTGGACAGGGCACCTACCTACTACTCTATAGGGCACCTTATGATCCCTGGAGGAGATTCCGCAAAACCTT
Proteins encoded in this window:
- the nosZ gene encoding Sec-dependent nitrous-oxide reductase encodes the protein MLGKKLLVGGLSALVVGALLAGCPPKKEALKTEIGTAEIATKVYVPPGKYDEFYAFLSGGFSGQVSVYGLPSGRLIKIIKVFSQDPETGYGYTPETKPMLMTSHGFIPWDDSHHSELSQTDGVPDGRWLFINANNVPRIARIDLTTFETTEIIEIPNSAGNHASPFITPDSKYLTAATRFSVPIPQKDVPISSYAENFKGTISFVKADEPGKMDVAFQILVPGYDYDLAHCGKGPSYGWCFFTSYNTEQAYTLLEINASKNDKDYIAAVNWKRAEECIAQGKYQEMPATYYHNFYDEKKHMAVSEVKKSVKVIIPKDCPGVIYYLPTPKSPHGVDVSPDGEYIIGGGKLATVIPIHSFSKMLKAIEQKAFEKEVDGIPVLKYDAVLHCEVPKPCLGPLHTEFDGKGFAYTSCFVSSEVVKYDYKQCKVVDRAPTYYSIGHLMIPGGDSAKPWGKYLLAMNKITKDRYLPTGPELFQSAQLYDISGEKMQLLLDFATIGEPHYAQAIPADIIMKKVKKIYPLAENEHPYAVKAEKDARVERKGNEVHIYMTMIRSHFVPDNIEGIRVGDTVYFHLTNLEQDWDIPHGFAVRGSEDAELLVMPGETKTLVWKPKAPGVYPFYCTDFCSALHQEMQGYVRVSPAGSNTPLKYYTGTPTAQK